In Microbacterium galbinum, the genomic stretch GGGGAAGTAGCGCGGGTAGCCTGAGGGCATGGCTCGCGCGATCGTCTACACCGAAATCGGCTCCCCCGACGTCCTCCACCTCACGGAGGTGCCCGATCCCCTCGCCGGTCCCGGCGAGATCGTGGTGCGCATCGAGGCCGCGGGGGTCAACCCGATCGACGCGAAGATCCGCGGCGGACGCCGCCCCTCGCCGCCCATCACCGAACCCCGCCCGGTCGGCTTCGACGGTGCGGGTGTCGTCGATCAGGTCGGCGACGGTGTGGAAGGCTTCGCGGTCGGCGACCGGGTCGCGATCCGCGACGCCCACGGCACCTACGCGTCGGCCCTGCTCGTGCGCCCCGAGCACCTCGCCCTCCTGCCCGACGCGGTGACCGCCGCGGAGGGCGCCGGCATCGGCATCCCCGCCGGCACCGCCTACCAGGTGCTGCGCTCGCTCGCCGTGGGCCCCGACGACGTGCTGCTCGTGCACGCGGGTTCCGGCGCCGTCGGCCAGGCCGCCGTGCAGTTCGCCGTGGCGTGGGGCGCGACCGTGATCGCGACCGCCAGCCCCTCGCGCCACGCGCAGCTGCGCGAGCTCGGCGCGATCCCCGTGGCCTACGGCGACGGCCTGCTCGAACGCGTGCGCGACGCCGCACCGTCCGACGTCACCGTCGTGTTCGACGGCGCCGGCACCGACGAAGCCATCGAGGTGTCACTCGCGCTCGTCGCCGACCGCGACCGCATCGGCACGATCGTGCGCGGACCGGACGCCGCATCATTCGGTATCCGTGCCTTCTCGGGCGGCTCGCCGGTCCCGCTCACCGACGAGGAGCAGGCCTGGCGCGCCGAGGCGCTGCCGAAGACCATCGAACTCCTCGCGAGCGGCGACTTCGTGATCGAGCTCGGACCCGAGCTGCCCCTCGCCGAGGCCGCCCGGGCCCACGAACTCGTCGAGGCGCACGTCGCGGGCAAGATCGTGCTGGTGCCGTAGGGCGCGAGACCTCAGTCGCTCGGCGCGACCGCCCGGCCGATCGAGAGCATCAGGCGGTTCGCCCAGTTGAAGAACGCCGCACCGTGGATGACGTCGGCGATCTCGAGATCGTCGAGCCCCGCCGCGCGCAGCCGCTCCACTTCCGCCACCCCGAAAGCGCTGGGGGTGTCGGTCAGCGCGACGGATGCCGCGACGATCGCGTTCCACCGCTCTCCGAGATCCGCGCCCACGCCCTCATCGAGCAGGAGGTCGACGTCGTCGGGACGCTTGCCGTGGTGCGCCGCGAAGCGGGAATGCACCGAGGCGCAGAACACGCACCCGTTGCGGCGCGAGGCGGCCGTCGCCGCGAGCTCGCGATCCGCGCGCGGCAACCCCTCCGCCACGTTGTAGAAGATGTCGTTGTCGACGAGCGTGCGCGCCTTGAGCACTTCGGGATCACGCGCGAGCAGCCGGAAGTAGTCGTTCTTCGCACGCGCCGCATCGACCAGCCCCTCATAGTGGCGATCGGTCAGCTCCTCGACCGCGAGCGGCGCCAGGTGCGGCGTCCACCCGACGTTCGCGCGCGTGAACGCGTGCGGATGCGGCGAATCGGCGTGGCGCAGCGGGCTGGCCGTGCGGGCGTCGACGGCGGTGGGAGATGTCATGCGAGAACCTTCAATCCGGTGACGACGCGCTGCTGGAACGCGAGGAACGAGACGAGCTGCGAGAGGGTGATGATGCCGTCGGCCGACCACCCCGCCTCGACGAGACGCCCCAGGTCGTCTCCCGAGGCCTCACGCGGGCGCAGCACGAGCAGGTGCGCGTGGGCGAGGGCCGCGGCGAGGCGCTCCCCGAGAGCGGCGACCGCGGCATCCGACGGGGTGTAGCGCGATCCATCGGTGTTCTCGGACTGCAGACCCAGCTCGGTGTACGCGCCGAACGGTCCTGCGACCGCGGCGGACGCGGCCTCGGCGAGCGCGACCGCCGAGCGCTCGGCATCCGCCTCCTGCGCCCGTGCGGCGTAGAACGCCGCCGTCGGGTCGTCGGCGCCGGCGAGAGCCGTCGCGAACGCCGCGACGATCTCGCGCTCGGCCTGCGACACCTCCGCATCCGAGACGGGGGCGAACAGCGCATCGAAGCTCGCCTGCAGCTGATCGCGGGTGACGGGGCGACGGTGCCGCAGAGCGTTCAGCTCCGGCGTCACCCCCACGATCCGGTCGACGACGTCGTGAGTCATTTGTTCTCCTCGAGTGTGTGGGATGTGAGCGTCTGGGACACGGAGTAGCCGAGGGCCGGGGCTACCTCGCCCGCGAAGAGCTCGATCGAGCGCAGCACGTGCTCGTGCGGGGCATCGACGGAATGCACCTGGAAGGCGACCTCGGTCGCCCGGGCGAGGGTGGTGTCGGCGGCGAGCGACTCGGCCACCTGCTCGGGCGTGCCGAGGTGCGTGTCGAGCGCCACGATCAGCTCTTCGAGACTGTCGCCCGGGATCGTCTGCCCCTGCGCCCGGAACCCCTCGGCGGCGCGGCGCAGCCCGACCTCGGCGAAGCGCAGCGCCTCGGCCCGGTCGTCGGCGACGAACACCGTGCGCGACGCCGTGATGCGCGGGGCGACGCCTGTGGGCAGCGCGGCGAGGTAGGTGTCGATGATCGGATCCTGCAGCGCCGACAGCGGCGCGTGCGGCGCTTCCGCCGAGCGCGGCTGCGTGCGCGAGAGCAGCAGCCCGTGCCCGCG encodes the following:
- a CDS encoding alkylhydroperoxidase domain protein, yielding MTSPTAVDARTASPLRHADSPHPHAFTRANVGWTPHLAPLAVEELTDRHYEGLVDAARAKNDYFRLLARDPEVLKARTLVDNDIFYNVAEGLPRADRELAATAASRRNGCVFCASVHSRFAAHHGKRPDDVDLLLDEGVGADLGERWNAIVAASVALTDTPSAFGVAEVERLRAAGLDDLEIADVIHGAAFFNWANRLMLSIGRAVAPSD
- a CDS encoding CMD domain protein, with translation MTHDVVDRIVGVTPELNALRHRRPVTRDQLQASFDALFAPVSDAEVSQAEREIVAAFATALAGADDPTAAFYAARAQEADAERSAVALAEAASAAVAGPFGAYTELGLQSENTDGSRYTPSDAAVAALGERLAAALAHAHLLVLRPREASGDDLGRLVEAGWSADGIITLSQLVSFLAFQQRVVTGLKVLA
- a CDS encoding quinone oxidoreductase family protein yields the protein MARAIVYTEIGSPDVLHLTEVPDPLAGPGEIVVRIEAAGVNPIDAKIRGGRRPSPPITEPRPVGFDGAGVVDQVGDGVEGFAVGDRVAIRDAHGTYASALLVRPEHLALLPDAVTAAEGAGIGIPAGTAYQVLRSLAVGPDDVLLVHAGSGAVGQAAVQFAVAWGATVIATASPSRHAQLRELGAIPVAYGDGLLERVRDAAPSDVTVVFDGAGTDEAIEVSLALVADRDRIGTIVRGPDAASFGIRAFSGGSPVPLTDEEQAWRAEALPKTIELLASGDFVIELGPELPLAEAARAHELVEAHVAGKIVLVP